One genomic window of Fusarium verticillioides 7600 chromosome 2, whole genome shotgun sequence includes the following:
- a CDS encoding uroporphyrin-III C-methyltransferase/precorrin-2 dehydrogenase/sirohydrochlorin ferrochelatase, whose translation MTSTIPSSLLAALNCRGNTHLVIGTNPLAATRCTQSLSSGAKPILIAPEGSELHYALQRKIDDGSVQWHKKQFEDADLLSLGREEVDGVVDAVFVTSGPRDPQSLHISALCKRNRIPVNVVDAPQLCTFSLLSTHTDGPLQIGVTTNGRGCKLASRIRRDIAASLPVNLGAACTRLGDIRHRIHDEDSLGAQDDPASLDDSYDQNAQFNRLITEEDAKNRRVRWLSQVCEYWPLKRLATITDNDVEMVLKSYPGNGPDIKRDPHTPEKRVGTIILAGSGPGHPDLLTQATHKAIKTADLILADKLVPSGVLDLIPRRTPVQIARKFPGNADRAQEELLEMALAGVQQGKTVLRLKQGDPYVYGRGGEEVAYFRQHGFGDRVSVLPGVTSALSAPLFAAIPPTQRDVADQILICTGTGKKGKAPSPPEFVPSRTVVFLMALHRINGLIRELTTHIELEPLAPANEEAASAQPPPPPKPTQVSPATGESKRVLWPRNTPCAVIERASCPDQRVIRTTLEHVAEAIETEGSRPPGLLVVGRSCETLFTPEKGRAWVVEEGFRGIEIEDFTVGLEALQA comes from the exons ATGACATCAACAATACCATCTTCGCTTCTCGCAGCTCTCAACTGCAGAGGCAATACTCATCTCGTTATCGGTACGAACCCGCTCGCTGCGACTCGATGTACGCAGTCTCTAAGCTCTGGCGCAAAACCAATCCTTATTGCCCCCGAAGGCTCTGAGCTTCACTATGCTCTACAAAGGAAGATCGACGATGGCAGTGTCCAATGGCACAAGAAGCAATTCGAAGACGCCGATTTGCTGAGTCTCGGGCGCGAGGAAGTGGATGGTGTAGTCGATGCTGTCTTTGTCACTTCAGGACCACGAGACCCTCAAA GTCTTCATATTTCTGCCCTTTGTAAACGAAATCGCATTCCCGTAAACGTCGTTGACGCTCCTCAACTCTGCACATTCTCCCTCCTCTCGACACACACCGATGGCCCGCTCCAAATCGGCGTCACTACAAATGGTCGTGGCTGTAAGCTAGCCTCGAGAATTCGTCGTGATATTGCCGCTTCTCTCCCCGTCAACCTCGGTGCTGCCTGCACACGCCTCGGAGACATCCGCCACCgcatccatgatgaagattctCTGGGCGCTCAAGACGACCCCGCCTCTCTCGATGATTCATATGATCAAAACGCCCAATTCAACCGCTTAATTACTGAAGAGGATGCAAAGAATCGAAGGGTGCGCTGGTTGAGTCAAGTCTGTGAATACTGGCCCCTCAAGCGTCTCGCTACTATTACCGAcaacgatgttgagatggttCTAAAGTCATATCCCGGGAACGGTCCCGATATCAAGCGTGATCCTCATACACCAGAGAAGCGTGTTGGCACCATTATCTTGGCCGGTAGTGGACCTGGTCACCCTGATCTCCTCACCCAGGCCACCCATAAAGCTATCAAGACCGCTGATCTTATTCTCGCTGATAAGCTGGTGCCTTCTGGTGTCCTTGACCTTATCCCCCGCCGCACTCCTGTTCAGATTGCTCGCAAGTTCCCCGGCAACGCAGATCgcgctcaagaagaacttcttgaaATGGCTCTCGCCGGTGTTCAACAAGGCAAGACAGTCTTGCGCCTCAAGCAGGGTGATCCATATGTATATGGCCGTGGTGGTGAAGAGGTTGCCTACTTCCGTCAACACGGCTTTGGAGACAGAGTATCGGTTCTGCCAGGTGTGACAAGTGCTCTTAGTGCTCCTCTTTTTGCTGCAATTCCTCCTACACAACgtgatgttgctgatcaGATCCTGATATGCACTGGCAcgggcaagaagggcaaggctcCGTCACCACCAGAGTTCGTGCCCAGCCGTACTGTGGTCTTCCTCATGGCCCTTCACCGAATCAACGGGCTCATTCGTGAGCTGACCACTCACATCGAGCTCGAGCCTCTTGCCCCGGCTAATGAAGAGGCTGCTTCGGCGCAgccccctcctccaccaaagccTACTCAAGTCTCGCCCGCAACAGGCGAGAGCAAGCGAGTACTCTGGCCCCGCAACACTCCATGCGCCGTCATTGAGCGTGCCAGTTGTCCAGACCAGCGGGTTATTAGAACTACACTCGAgcatgttgctgaggctatTGAGACAGAGGGCAGCCGGCCTCCAGGTCTCTTGGTTGTTGGACGATCTTGCGAGACTCTGTTCACCCCTGAAAAGGGTCGAGCTTGGGTTGTCGAGGAAGGATTTCGAGGTATCGAGATAGAAGATTTCACCGTCGGCCTTGAGGCCTTGCAAGCATGA
- a CDS encoding lipoyl synthase, mitochondrial: protein MASLAPSLKRAHAPLRKALSATPTLRTFATVPPSGSEPGKPRRKSYFKDTAVSDFSDFLATSSPAQPLSPAEAYSLKTAEVGPEGKKRTITRLPEWLKTPIPAGNDNFKSIKKDLRGLGLHTVCEEARCPNISECWGGSDKNAATATIMLMGDTCTRGCRFCSVKTNRNPAALDPHEPENTAEALARWGLGYVVLTSVDRDDLADGGAKHFAETIRRIKQKKPSLLVEALTGDFRGDLDMVKVVAESGLDVYAHNVETVEDLTPYVRDRRATFRQSLSVLKHVKDVMGKDGPITKTSLMLGLGEQEHEIMAALEELRKADVDVVTFGQYMRPTKRHLKVEKYVTPDEFEMWRKRALDMGFLYCASGPLVRSSYKAGEAFIENVLRKRSGEKAMASGNLGQAVALDSTQSTI from the exons AtggcttctcttgctccATCCCTCAAGAGGGCACATGCCCCTCTTCGCAAGGCGCTGAGCGCTACGCCTACACTAAGGACCTTCGCCACTGTACCTCCGAGTGGCAGCGAGCCCGGCAAACCTCGACGAAAGAGTTATTTCAAGGACACAGCAGTCTCAGACTTCTCCGATTTCCTTGCGACGTCGTCTCCAGCCCAGCCATTGTCTCCAGCAGAGGCTTACTCTCTGAAGACCGCCGAAGTCGGCCCTGAGGGCAAGAAGCGAACCATCACACGACTGCCAGAATGGCTCAAGACACCGATCCCCGCCGGTAACGATaacttcaagagcatcaagaaggatcTACGAGGATTGGGATTACACACCGTCTGCGAGGAGGCTCGATGTCCCAACATTTCAGAATGTTGGGGCGGTTCAGATAAGAATGCTGCGACAGCTACTATCATGCTTATGGGCGACACATGCACCAGAGGATGCCGTTTCTGCAGTGTAAAGACAAATCGCAACCCTGCTGCATTGGATCCTCATGAGCCCGAGAACACCGCGGAAGCCCTGGCCAGGTGGGGTCTTGGCTATGTCGTGCTGACCAGCGTGGACCGTGACGATTTGGCAGACGGTGGTGCGAAACATTTTGCTGAGACAATCCGAAGGATTAAGCAGAAGAAGCCTTCATTGCTCGTTGAAGCTTTGACTGGCGATTTCCGAGGAGACTTGGATATGGTCAAGGTCGTGGCTGAGAGTGGACTTGACGTTTATGCGCATAATgttgagactgttgaggacCTCACTCCCTATGTGCGAGACCGCAGAGCTACTTTCAGACAGAGCTTGTCTGTGTTGAAGCATGTCAAGGATGTTATGGGCAAGGATGGTCCTATTACTAAGACCAGTCTGATGCTTGGTCTCGGCGAGCAAGAACATGAGATTATGGCTGCGCTAGAGG AACTTCGAaaggctgatgttgatgttgtcacATTCGGTCAGTACATGCGACCTACCAAACGCCATCTGAAGGTCGAGAAGTACGTGACCCCTGATGAGTTCGAGATGTGGCGCAAGCGAGCTCTGGACATGGGTTTCCTGTACTGTGCCAGTGGACCTCTAGTGCGTTCTTCATACAAGGCTGGTGAAGCCTTCATCGAGAACGTCTTGCGCAAGCGCTCCGGGGAGAAGGCTATGGCCAGTGGAAACCTTGGCCAAGCCGTTGCTCTCGACTCAACACAGTCGACGATCTAA